A genomic window from Sphingobacterium sp. BN32 includes:
- a CDS encoding NADPH-dependent FMN reductase, with translation MEKIQVGLFVGSLRKESFNKKIAKHLISITPEGYEYKIIEIGQLPFYNEDLEGDKLPDSYKAFRAEVEALDAVIFVTPEYNRSVPAVLKNAIDVASRPYGKGKWAKKPGAVISSSIGAIGGFGANHHLRQSLVFVDVPTMAQPEAYIGNAAKLFDEQGKLTNEDTAKFLKNYVAAFSDWVEKFVKK, from the coding sequence ATGGAAAAGATACAAGTTGGCTTATTCGTCGGAAGCTTGAGAAAAGAATCCTTCAATAAGAAAATCGCAAAACATTTGATTAGCATAACCCCCGAGGGATATGAATATAAAATTATCGAAATCGGACAACTGCCATTTTATAATGAAGATTTAGAGGGCGACAAATTGCCGGATAGCTATAAAGCTTTTCGCGCCGAAGTGGAGGCCTTAGACGCGGTAATTTTTGTCACTCCTGAATACAACCGTTCGGTGCCTGCCGTATTAAAAAATGCAATCGATGTTGCGTCACGCCCTTATGGAAAAGGGAAATGGGCTAAAAAGCCTGGTGCAGTAATCAGTTCATCAATCGGCGCCATCGGAGGCTTTGGGGCGAATCATCACTTGCGTCAGTCCTTAGTTTTTGTCGATGTACCAACGATGGCACAGCCTGAAGCTTACATCGGGAATGCAGCGAAACTCTTTGATGAGCAAGGTAAATTGACAAATGAAGACACTGCAAAATTTCTAAAGAACTATGTTGCAGCGTTCAGCGACTGGGTTGAAAAGTTTGTAAAGAAATAA
- a CDS encoding carbohydrate-binding family 9-like protein — MKTLEIEKIGVQELIGDYASLAKTMSSLAWHDINSAPWQAEFPYIPCVQFQVAYTDQAILVHYSVQEEYVKGQYIRPNENVWEDSCVEFFISFDNRETYYNVEFNVLGVGLVGYGTSVKSDRNRLSAEEILQINAFSSVQTIDGKKSWQQILQIPFSVFKVNAEDLKGKQAHANFYKCGDALPNPHFIAWNDIDNPTPNFHLPQFFGEVSFK, encoded by the coding sequence ATGAAGACCCTTGAGATTGAAAAAATAGGCGTTCAGGAATTAATAGGCGATTACGCTTCTTTAGCGAAAACGATGAGCTCATTAGCATGGCATGATATCAATTCGGCGCCATGGCAAGCTGAATTTCCCTATATTCCATGTGTTCAATTTCAAGTGGCTTATACCGATCAGGCTATTCTCGTTCATTATTCGGTCCAAGAAGAATATGTTAAAGGGCAGTATATCCGTCCAAATGAAAATGTTTGGGAAGATAGCTGTGTAGAGTTTTTCATTTCCTTCGACAATCGAGAAACGTACTATAACGTGGAATTCAATGTCTTAGGGGTGGGGCTAGTTGGCTATGGCACTTCTGTCAAATCGGATAGAAACCGATTGAGCGCTGAAGAAATTCTTCAAATTAATGCATTCTCCTCGGTTCAAACGATTGACGGCAAGAAGAGTTGGCAGCAGATTTTGCAGATTCCTTTCAGTGTTTTCAAGGTTAATGCTGAAGATTTGAAGGGAAAACAAGCGCATGCAAATTTCTACAAATGTGGAGATGCATTGCCCAATCCACATTTTATCGCTTGGAATGATATTGACAACCCAACGCCGAATTTCCACTTACCGCAGTTTTTCGGCGAGGTGTCGTTTAAATAA
- a CDS encoding phosphotransferase enzyme family protein codes for MKSEVMSTNTIENSILSAEKFKIEGNIVSSVPFGSGHINDTFKIVTDSDKKEQYLLQRINHHVFRNVDGLMDNIERVCLHLKQKLAHLGQEEVAKRTMTLIPTWDGQHYYKDEQGDYWRVFILIPDTRSYDILETTDQAFSGGMAFGQFQKQLSDLDPTSIVEVLPNFHNIEFRMNNLREAIANDRVNRVAEVQDLLDYIFEREDKMRTILELGRANKLPLRITHNDTKFNNVLLDSNDQVQCVIDLDTVMPGYVAYDFGDAIRTIINSAAEDEADLSKIVLNVPLFEAFTAGYLSEAKEFLNETEVESLIHGVHLLPYMQAVRFLTDYIDGDTYYKIAYPEHNLVRTKAQLKLVQELEANHKVLTDILAANLNSN; via the coding sequence ATGAAAAGTGAAGTAATGTCAACCAATACTATAGAAAACAGCATTTTATCAGCAGAGAAATTTAAGATCGAGGGAAACATTGTATCCTCAGTTCCTTTTGGCTCGGGGCATATCAATGATACGTTCAAGATTGTTACTGATTCGGATAAAAAAGAGCAATACTTACTTCAGCGCATCAACCACCACGTTTTTCGCAATGTGGACGGCTTGATGGATAATATAGAGAGAGTATGTCTTCATCTAAAACAGAAACTTGCACATTTAGGGCAAGAAGAAGTGGCGAAGCGTACGATGACGTTAATCCCGACTTGGGACGGACAGCATTACTACAAAGACGAGCAGGGTGATTATTGGCGTGTGTTTATCCTCATTCCGGATACCCGCAGTTACGACATCTTAGAAACAACAGATCAGGCGTTTTCCGGTGGTATGGCCTTCGGTCAATTTCAAAAGCAGCTGAGCGATCTGGATCCTACATCTATAGTTGAAGTTCTTCCAAACTTTCATAATATCGAATTCCGCATGAACAATCTTCGCGAAGCGATTGCTAACGATCGTGTAAATCGAGTTGCAGAGGTTCAAGACTTGTTGGATTATATTTTCGAGCGTGAAGACAAGATGCGTACCATCCTTGAATTGGGGCGCGCAAATAAATTACCGCTTCGTATCACTCATAATGACACGAAGTTCAACAATGTTTTGTTGGACAGTAATGATCAAGTTCAGTGTGTTATTGACTTAGATACGGTGATGCCTGGTTATGTGGCTTATGACTTTGGCGATGCCATCCGTACGATCATCAATTCGGCGGCGGAAGATGAAGCTGACCTGTCTAAAATCGTATTAAACGTTCCATTATTCGAAGCTTTCACGGCAGGTTACTTGTCTGAGGCGAAGGAGTTTTTAAATGAAACAGAAGTTGAATCCTTGATTCATGGGGTTCATTTGTTGCCATATATGCAAGCGGTTCGTTTTTTAACAGATTATATTGACGGTGATACCTACTACAAAATCGCTTATCCCGAGCATAATTTGGTGCGTACGAAGGCACAATTGAAATTAGTTCAGGAATTAGAGGCAAATCATAAGGTTTTAACTGATATATTAGCAGCGAACTTAAATTCGAACTAA
- a CDS encoding hemolysin family protein, whose protein sequence is MVTEIFIILILIILNGILSASEIAIVSSRKARLQAASEKNAGAKTALELKDNPNNFLSTVQIGITLIGILTGFFSGGSISTFLAEQMNQVSFLAPYSSQIAVVVVVLTITYLSLVIGELVPKRIGMAIPEKYASFIAVPMNLLSKIVKPFVWLLSVSTDFIVKLFNIKSNQNAVTEEEIKALVDEGVDSGAIEGIEHDMVDRVLSLGDKRAINLMVHRSKITYLDIQKSFEENKAYILADEHTEYPVCNGNFDHVIGVVHIKTLFKEYLTSDEPELTNLLQPIPFINENTYAYNVMQSMKTSGVMQAVVVDEYGSPQGIITMADLVGSLVGGFDSPEDDEKKTIRQREDGSYVIDGSYQLDDFIELFNINLTEDDEDEIGNLTTVAGLVFLLLDHIPEEGEQVVYKNLEFEVLDMDGHRIDKLIVNVQGETSDETANID, encoded by the coding sequence ATGGTCACGGAAATATTCATTATCCTCATCTTAATCATCCTAAACGGAATCCTGTCAGCATCTGAAATCGCCATTGTATCCAGCCGGAAGGCACGACTACAAGCAGCGAGCGAGAAAAATGCAGGCGCTAAAACAGCATTAGAGTTAAAAGATAACCCAAATAATTTCTTATCAACGGTACAGATCGGGATTACCTTAATCGGTATCTTAACAGGTTTTTTCAGTGGAGGCTCCATATCGACCTTCCTTGCTGAGCAAATGAACCAAGTATCTTTCTTAGCACCATACAGCTCACAGATTGCCGTTGTAGTGGTTGTGTTAACTATCACATACCTTTCATTAGTAATTGGTGAACTAGTACCGAAACGAATCGGTATGGCGATTCCAGAGAAGTACGCGTCTTTTATTGCCGTCCCGATGAACTTGCTAAGCAAGATCGTGAAGCCCTTTGTTTGGTTGCTGAGTGTCTCTACGGATTTTATTGTTAAACTATTCAACATTAAGTCGAATCAGAATGCAGTAACAGAAGAAGAGATCAAAGCATTAGTGGACGAGGGTGTAGATAGCGGAGCTATCGAAGGAATTGAACACGATATGGTAGACCGCGTGCTAAGTCTTGGTGACAAACGCGCGATCAACCTGATGGTACACCGATCGAAGATTACCTACCTGGATATACAGAAATCATTCGAGGAGAACAAAGCCTATATCCTTGCAGATGAACATACCGAATACCCCGTGTGTAACGGTAATTTCGACCATGTTATCGGTGTTGTACATATTAAAACACTTTTTAAGGAGTATTTGACAAGCGACGAGCCGGAACTGACCAACTTACTGCAACCGATCCCCTTCATCAATGAAAACACATACGCATACAATGTTATGCAGTCGATGAAGACCTCCGGCGTTATGCAAGCGGTAGTAGTCGATGAATACGGAAGTCCACAAGGGATTATCACCATGGCCGATCTGGTCGGTTCCTTAGTCGGTGGATTCGACTCGCCAGAAGATGATGAGAAGAAAACTATCCGACAACGTGAAGATGGTTCCTATGTGATTGACGGTAGCTACCAACTAGACGATTTCATCGAACTATTCAATATCAACCTTACGGAAGACGATGAAGATGAAATCGGAAACCTAACGACCGTCGCAGGATTAGTATTCCTCCTACTCGACCATATCCCTGAAGAAGGTGAACAAGTAGTCTACAAGAACCTAGAATTTGAAGTCCTCGATATGGACGGCCACCGAATCGATAAGCTTATCGTCAATGTACAAGGCGAAACAAGCGATGAAACGGCAAATATTGATTAG
- the trxA gene encoding thioredoxin — translation MASFNELIQGNKVVLVDFSAAWCGPCQTLAPILKEVKDELGDDLSVIKIDVDKNQALAAKFQIQGVPTLILYKNGEQVWRQSGLQQKSELVKLIRNLG, via the coding sequence ATGGCAAGTTTTAACGAATTAATTCAAGGAAACAAAGTAGTATTAGTTGATTTTTCGGCAGCCTGGTGTGGACCATGTCAAACGCTAGCGCCAATCTTGAAAGAAGTGAAAGACGAATTGGGCGATGACCTGAGTGTGATCAAAATTGACGTGGATAAAAACCAGGCATTAGCTGCCAAGTTCCAGATTCAGGGAGTACCCACGCTAATTCTCTACAAAAATGGCGAGCAGGTTTGGCGTCAAAGCGGTTTGCAGCAAAAAAGCGAGCTGGTAAAATTGATCCGCAATCTCGGGTAG